The following proteins are encoded in a genomic region of Kosakonia oryzae:
- a CDS encoding SymE family type I addiction module toxin: MADPHSTPDFTPTGTEHSVIVRYRPNQGDTSTPCIMLSGKWLRDAGFDTGQHLLVKVMQGCIVLTKHSEKEEWLASELDKTRRQLREVKSVMKNAYLQSKPN; this comes from the coding sequence ATGGCTGATCCGCATTCTACCCCAGACTTTACGCCCACCGGAACCGAGCACAGTGTAATTGTGCGCTATCGCCCGAATCAGGGCGACACCAGTACGCCGTGCATTATGCTTTCCGGCAAGTGGTTGCGCGATGCCGGGTTTGATACCGGGCAACATCTGCTGGTGAAAGTGATGCAGGGTTGCATTGTGCTAACCAAACACAGCGAGAAGGAAGAGTGGCTGGCAAGCGAGCTGGATAAAACCCGCAGGCAACTCAGGGAAGTGAAAAGCGTCATGAAAAACGCCTATCTGCAATCAAAGCCTAACTGA
- a CDS encoding DUF3944 domain-containing protein — translation MANNYRQDTDLELLRYADQEMLGVLVNYLTTDKDGSTRYTESLTGDEAFKAANGDFRKVWQLIGAELQHFGGDSLMNFIRRNGVPYKEILTDVCKKIGVKTDFSADTVEIEKAMLAKLFEDSWENMSEAERASVRAQLKINGNLAGGAALSAIIAAIRLGGFMSYQVSLIVANAVARALLGRGLALAANAGLVRAIGIFAGPVGMAISALLTLPALTGPAYRVTLPAVVQIAAMRQQLLKPEEDIF, via the coding sequence ATGGCAAATAACTACAGGCAGGATACAGACCTGGAGCTTCTGCGCTATGCAGACCAGGAGATGCTGGGCGTACTGGTGAACTATTTAACCACCGACAAAGATGGTTCCACGCGTTACACCGAGTCGTTAACCGGCGATGAGGCATTCAAGGCGGCAAACGGCGATTTTCGCAAAGTTTGGCAGCTTATCGGCGCGGAATTACAGCATTTTGGCGGTGATTCGCTGATGAACTTCATTCGCCGCAACGGCGTGCCGTACAAAGAGATCCTGACCGATGTGTGTAAAAAAATCGGCGTGAAAACGGATTTCTCCGCCGATACGGTAGAAATCGAGAAAGCGATGCTGGCGAAGTTGTTTGAGGACTCCTGGGAAAACATGAGTGAAGCCGAACGCGCCAGCGTGCGCGCACAATTGAAAATCAACGGCAATCTGGCGGGCGGCGCGGCGCTGTCCGCCATTATCGCGGCGATTCGCCTCGGCGGGTTTATGTCTTACCAGGTGTCGCTGATTGTGGCCAATGCTGTCGCCAGAGCGCTGCTGGGACGCGGGCTGGCGCTGGCTGCCAATGCGGGGCTGGTGCGGGCGATCGGTATTTTCGCCGGGCCAGTGGGAATGGCGATCTCCGCGCTGCTCACACTACCGGCGCTGACCGGCCCGGCTTATCGCGTTACGTTACCGGCGGTGGTGCAAATTGCGGCGATGCGCCAGCAGCTTCTGAAACCTGAAGAGGACATTTTTTAA
- a CDS encoding AbrB family transcriptional regulator, protein MAMPKLRNWLPLLFLSLLFVAMMERVHLPAALLLGPMFAGIILAILNRPVVVSKTSFGVAQAVVGAMIAHAIPPSVFGRIAADWPLFISCIVSVIFASAILGWIMAKLQVFPGSTAIWGSSPGAAAAMTIMAESFGADVRLVAFMQYLRVMIVALVAVLVTRIWMGATSPDHAVATFTLFGPVRWLPFAGTLLVIAAGYLIARRVKLPSGPMLITLILGTIIEDTRVLSLELPPWLLALSYAVIGWSIGLRFTREIVWYAARALPRVLLSVLTLVAVCCGFAFLLVQFAGIDPLTAYLATSPGGADTVAIIASSSHVDISFVMAMQTGRFILVLITGPAISRFVAKRLGA, encoded by the coding sequence ATGGCGATGCCCAAACTGCGTAACTGGTTGCCGCTACTTTTCCTCTCACTGCTCTTTGTCGCCATGATGGAGCGGGTCCATCTGCCCGCTGCGCTCCTGCTGGGGCCGATGTTTGCCGGGATTATTCTCGCCATCCTTAACCGACCGGTAGTGGTAAGCAAAACCAGTTTCGGCGTTGCGCAGGCGGTGGTTGGCGCAATGATCGCCCATGCCATTCCCCCCTCGGTGTTCGGTCGTATTGCTGCCGACTGGCCGCTGTTTATCAGTTGCATTGTCTCGGTGATTTTCGCCAGCGCCATTCTCGGCTGGATTATGGCGAAGCTACAGGTTTTTCCAGGCTCCACGGCGATCTGGGGGTCGTCGCCGGGCGCGGCGGCAGCCATGACCATTATGGCTGAGAGTTTCGGTGCCGATGTCCGCCTGGTGGCATTTATGCAGTATCTGCGGGTAATGATTGTGGCGCTGGTCGCGGTGCTGGTAACCCGCATATGGATGGGCGCGACCAGCCCGGATCACGCGGTTGCGACATTTACCCTGTTCGGCCCGGTGCGCTGGCTGCCGTTTGCCGGTACGTTGCTGGTCATTGCGGCAGGTTATCTGATCGCCCGGCGAGTAAAACTTCCCTCCGGTCCGATGCTGATAACGTTAATACTGGGGACCATTATCGAAGATACCAGGGTGTTGTCGCTGGAATTGCCGCCGTGGCTGCTGGCGCTCTCCTACGCGGTGATTGGCTGGAGCATCGGGTTGCGCTTTACGCGGGAGATTGTCTGGTACGCCGCCCGCGCACTGCCGCGCGTGTTGCTGTCGGTGCTGACACTGGTAGCCGTGTGCTGCGGCTTTGCATTTTTGCTGGTGCAGTTCGCCGGTATCGATCCGCTCACCGCCTATCTCGCCACCAGCCCCGGCGGGGCAGACACGGTGGCGATCATCGCCTCTTCAAGCCACGTTGATATCTCGTTTGTGATGGCGATGCAGACCGGACGCTTTATTCTGGTGCTGATCACCGGCCCGGCGATTTCACGTTTTGTGGCGAAGAGGCTGGGAGCTTAA
- a CDS encoding multidrug effflux MFS transporter, translating into MSNKIHGPLFLAILSALMAFTSLSTDIYLPAMPLMASELQGDIELTITGFLIGFALAQLVWGPISDAIGRRRPLFIGMLLFIIGSAGCALSTDIEQIVFWRVFQAFGACTGPMLARAMIRDLFARTRAAQMLSTLTIIMAIAPIIGPLAGGQIIKITSWHAIFWLLAVIGGLMFLSLYALPETLPPEKRVNTSLAGAFTNYFSLLHNRAFMRFTLCLTFFYVSAYAFITGSPFVYIRYYGIDPQYYGWLFAINIVGLMGMSVVNRRLVQRHPLERLLKIAVAGAAVAAVALALVVKLQLGGIAAVVVCVFLFFSMNGIIAATSTAAALDAVPTIAGSAAALMGSLQYGSGIISSLLLTWFRDGTPWTMAWVMALFTLASAAMVLRRHS; encoded by the coding sequence ATGAGCAACAAGATACACGGGCCGCTGTTCCTCGCGATCCTCAGCGCGCTGATGGCCTTTACTTCTCTGTCGACAGATATCTATCTACCCGCCATGCCGCTAATGGCCAGCGAGCTGCAAGGGGATATCGAACTGACCATTACCGGTTTCTTAATCGGCTTCGCGCTGGCACAACTGGTATGGGGACCGATCAGCGACGCCATAGGCCGCCGTCGGCCGCTGTTTATCGGTATGCTGCTGTTTATTATCGGTTCCGCTGGCTGCGCCCTGTCGACGGATATTGAGCAAATTGTCTTCTGGCGCGTGTTTCAGGCCTTTGGCGCCTGTACCGGGCCGATGCTGGCGCGGGCGATGATCCGCGATCTGTTTGCCCGCACCCGCGCCGCGCAGATGCTCTCGACGCTGACCATCATTATGGCTATCGCCCCGATTATCGGGCCGCTGGCGGGCGGGCAAATCATTAAGATCACCAGTTGGCACGCCATTTTCTGGCTGCTGGCGGTGATTGGCGGGTTGATGTTCCTCTCCCTCTATGCGCTGCCGGAAACCCTGCCGCCGGAAAAACGGGTCAACACCTCGCTGGCGGGCGCATTTACCAACTATTTCTCGCTGCTGCACAATCGCGCCTTTATGCGTTTTACGCTGTGCCTGACTTTTTTCTACGTTTCCGCATACGCATTTATTACCGGGTCGCCATTCGTCTATATCCGCTATTACGGTATCGATCCGCAATATTACGGCTGGCTGTTCGCCATCAATATTGTGGGGCTGATGGGGATGAGCGTGGTGAACCGGCGGCTGGTACAGCGCCATCCGCTGGAACGGCTGCTGAAAATCGCTGTAGCGGGTGCGGCTGTTGCAGCCGTCGCATTGGCATTGGTGGTGAAGCTGCAACTGGGCGGCATTGCTGCGGTCGTTGTCTGCGTCTTCTTGTTCTTCTCGATGAACGGCATTATCGCTGCAACCTCCACCGCCGCGGCGCTTGATGCCGTACCAACCATTGCCGGGTCAGCCGCCGCATTAATGGGTTCCTTACAGTACGGCAGCGGCATCATTTCGTCCCTGCTGCTGACGTGGTTTCGCGACGGTACGCCGTGGACAATGGCATGGGTCATGGCACTCTTCACGCTCGCCAGCGCGGCGATGGTATTGCGCCGCCATTCATGA
- a CDS encoding DUF262 domain-containing protein, with amino-acid sequence MEEQIYNVAPDDEQTSNESIVQTEEEIDDAPFVEFDISVSPADPTLELLVNQINRNDIIIPFYQRNYVWKIEQASKLIESFLMGLPVPQIFLYVNDDDQLEVIDGQQRIMSVKYFIDGYFGDEIKGKRQIFKLKGLSEVSQYNGLTFADLSPKDQRKIRNSTLRAIHIKQLKPSKRNDSVFHIFERLNTGGTQLKPQEIRNAVYRGPIVEELKELCNDPNWRKILNIKTGDKHQKDMEILLRVFSLFQSWREYEKPMIRFLNNTMQEERTFNSHKATVFKERFPQAIKFIIEKLERPFRPRNVVNLAVLDSILVTLLENPQFMNDKFEEKYFSLVGDQRFINNSSISTADVSVLHERFHLAKELLQDDE; translated from the coding sequence ATGGAAGAGCAAATTTATAACGTTGCGCCTGATGACGAGCAGACATCTAATGAATCAATAGTCCAAACGGAAGAAGAAATTGATGATGCTCCTTTTGTAGAATTTGATATCTCCGTTTCGCCAGCAGATCCCACTTTAGAATTACTTGTAAATCAAATCAATAGAAACGACATAATTATACCTTTTTACCAAAGGAATTATGTATGGAAAATAGAACAAGCATCAAAACTTATTGAGTCCTTTTTAATGGGGTTACCTGTTCCACAAATATTCTTATATGTAAACGACGATGATCAACTTGAAGTCATTGATGGTCAACAGAGAATTATGTCGGTAAAATATTTCATCGATGGATATTTCGGTGATGAGATAAAAGGGAAAAGACAAATATTTAAGTTAAAAGGTTTGTCTGAAGTATCTCAATATAACGGTTTAACTTTTGCTGATTTATCGCCAAAGGATCAACGAAAAATAAGGAATTCAACATTACGTGCAATACATATCAAGCAATTAAAGCCAAGTAAACGAAATGATAGTGTATTCCATATTTTTGAACGACTTAACACCGGAGGGACACAACTGAAACCTCAAGAAATACGGAATGCTGTTTATCGAGGGCCGATTGTCGAAGAGTTAAAAGAATTATGCAATGACCCAAACTGGAGGAAAATATTAAATATTAAAACCGGTGATAAACATCAAAAAGATATGGAAATTCTCCTGCGCGTTTTCTCATTATTTCAGAGCTGGAGAGAATATGAAAAACCTATGATTCGTTTTCTCAATAATACAATGCAAGAAGAAAGAACGTTCAATAGTCATAAGGCTACAGTTTTCAAAGAAAGATTTCCTCAAGCTATTAAATTTATTATTGAAAAACTTGAAAGACCATTTAGACCAAGAAATGTCGTTAATTTAGCTGTCCTGGATTCTATATTAGTTACTTTGCTCGAAAACCCACAATTTATGAATGATAAATTTGAGGAAAAATATTTTTCTCTTGTAGGTGATCAACGGTTTATAAACAACTCCTCAATTTCAACAGCAGATGTATCTGTGCTGCATGAACGCTTTCACCTTGCAAAGGAGTTACTTCAAGATGATGAATAG
- a CDS encoding (R)-mandelonitrile lyase codes for MKITRNASIPSAQGPQEYFTGRVRIDAPFKAEEPARVGGATVTFEPGARTAWHTHPLGQTLIVTHGKGWIQCEGEAIQEMNPGDIVWIPEDVKHWHGATADTAMTHIAIAESLNGSPVTWLEQVTDEQYRG; via the coding sequence ATGAAGATCACCCGCAATGCTTCCATTCCTTCCGCGCAAGGCCCGCAGGAATATTTCACTGGCCGCGTGCGGATCGACGCGCCGTTTAAGGCCGAAGAACCTGCCCGCGTGGGCGGCGCAACCGTGACGTTTGAACCGGGCGCGCGCACCGCGTGGCATACCCATCCGCTCGGCCAGACGCTGATCGTCACCCACGGTAAAGGCTGGATCCAGTGCGAAGGCGAAGCCATTCAGGAGATGAACCCGGGCGATATCGTCTGGATCCCGGAGGATGTTAAACACTGGCACGGCGCGACAGCAGATACGGCGATGACCCATATTGCCATCGCCGAGTCGTTAAATGGCAGCCCGGTGACCTGGCTTGAACAGGTTACCGACGAGCAATATCGCGGCTAA
- a CDS encoding glycoside-pentoside-hexuronide family transporter: MDSQIISVKEKIGYGMGDAASHIVFDNVMLYMMFFYTDIFGIPAGFVGTMFLLARALDAISDPCMGLLADRTRSRWGKFRPWIIFGALPFGVVCVLAYSTPDLSMSGKMIYAAVTYTLLTLLYTVVNIPYCALGGVITNDPTQRISLQSWRFVLATAGGMLSTVLMMPLVKLIGGEDKVAGFQGGIAVLSVVAFMMLAFCFFTTKERIQAPPSTTSMREDLRDIWQNDQWRIVGVLTILNILAVCVRGGAMMYYVTWIMGDAAIFTAFLTTYCVGNLIGSALAKPLTDWKCKVTIFWWTNAALTVLSIAMFFVPIQASVTMFIFIFVIGVLHQLVTPIQWVMMSDTVDYGEWCNGKRLTGISFAGTLFVLKLGLAFGGALIGWALAGGGYDAAAHSQNSTTISIIIALFTLVPALCYLLSAIIAKRFYTLKTPFLKAIMAQLARGEYRGKQGFGHVSAREELL, from the coding sequence ATGGACAGTCAGATTATTTCTGTGAAAGAAAAAATTGGCTACGGGATGGGCGATGCCGCCAGCCATATCGTCTTCGATAACGTGATGTTGTACATGATGTTTTTCTATACCGATATTTTCGGTATTCCCGCCGGGTTTGTCGGCACCATGTTCCTGCTGGCGCGCGCCTTAGACGCCATTTCCGACCCGTGCATGGGGCTGCTTGCCGACCGCACACGCAGCCGCTGGGGGAAATTCCGCCCGTGGATCATCTTCGGCGCGCTGCCGTTTGGCGTGGTCTGCGTGCTGGCCTACAGCACGCCGGATCTCAGCATGAGCGGCAAAATGATTTATGCCGCTGTAACTTATACGTTACTCACCCTGCTTTACACCGTGGTCAATATTCCCTATTGCGCGCTCGGCGGCGTTATCACTAATGACCCGACACAGCGCATCTCGCTGCAATCCTGGCGCTTCGTTCTCGCCACCGCAGGCGGCATGCTCTCTACGGTGCTGATGATGCCGCTGGTGAAATTAATTGGCGGCGAAGACAAAGTCGCCGGTTTCCAGGGCGGGATAGCGGTGCTCTCGGTGGTCGCCTTTATGATGCTGGCGTTCTGCTTCTTCACCACCAAAGAGCGTATCCAGGCACCGCCGAGCACCACCTCAATGCGTGAAGATCTGCGCGATATCTGGCAGAACGACCAGTGGCGCATCGTCGGCGTGCTGACCATCCTCAACATCCTCGCCGTCTGCGTGCGCGGCGGCGCGATGATGTATTACGTCACCTGGATCATGGGCGATGCCGCTATTTTTACCGCGTTCCTCACCACCTACTGCGTCGGCAACCTGATTGGCAGCGCGCTGGCGAAACCGCTGACCGACTGGAAATGCAAAGTCACCATCTTCTGGTGGACTAACGCCGCGCTCACCGTGCTGAGCATCGCCATGTTCTTCGTGCCGATCCAGGCCAGCGTCACCATGTTCATCTTTATCTTTGTCATCGGCGTGCTGCACCAGCTGGTGACGCCAATCCAGTGGGTGATGATGTCCGACACCGTCGATTACGGCGAATGGTGCAACGGTAAGCGCCTTACCGGCATCAGCTTTGCCGGTACGCTGTTTGTGCTGAAACTCGGCCTTGCATTTGGCGGCGCGTTGATTGGCTGGGCGCTGGCTGGTGGCGGTTACGATGCCGCGGCTCACAGCCAGAACAGTACCACCATCAGCATCATTATTGCCTTGTTCACGCTGGTTCCGGCGCTTTGCTACCTGCTCAGCGCCATTATCGCCAAACGCTTTTACACGCTGAAAACGCCGTTCCTGAAAGCGATCATGGCGCAACTGGCGCGTGGCGAGTACCGCGGCAAACAGGGGTTTGGCCATGTTTCTGCCCGGGAAGAATTACTGTAA
- a CDS encoding LuxR C-terminal-related transcriptional regulator — protein MYIISQDSYFVMGMDILLKTINPCATHTLIAYDRGDEQILFFSVDKLILILSEEKSFPSFICSRFIKVDKSSSLSFLKHELKKTIKLLKGKSKFDITREIHLNKTEHKILLLLLDYQAGDEIAQALGLDKKIVSNYKNSILRKLGLNSVAELIQIYNNWNDCFCCIAGKVVPEATFQERKDSNELKMVRSPTRYNFPAPPTRRLLMHMQ, from the coding sequence ATGTATATCATCTCACAAGATAGTTACTTTGTGATGGGCATGGATATACTGCTCAAAACGATTAATCCTTGCGCAACACATACATTGATTGCGTACGATCGTGGGGATGAACAAATATTATTCTTTAGCGTGGATAAACTCATTTTAATCCTGAGTGAAGAAAAAAGTTTTCCTTCGTTTATATGTTCACGATTCATAAAAGTGGATAAATCTTCCTCTTTATCTTTCCTGAAGCATGAGCTTAAGAAAACCATTAAGTTATTGAAAGGAAAATCAAAGTTTGATATTACCCGAGAAATCCACCTGAATAAAACGGAGCATAAAATTTTACTCCTGCTTCTGGATTACCAGGCGGGTGATGAAATTGCGCAAGCGCTCGGTTTGGATAAGAAAATCGTCAGTAATTACAAAAACTCGATCCTGCGAAAACTCGGGTTAAACAGCGTCGCGGAACTGATCCAGATCTACAATAACTGGAATGACTGTTTTTGCTGTATTGCCGGTAAAGTTGTACCGGAGGCGACCTTTCAGGAGCGCAAAGACAGCAACGAGTTGAAAATGGTCAGATCCCCGACGCGCTACAATTTCCCTGCTCCCCCTACCCGACGTTTGTTAATGCATATGCAATAA
- a CDS encoding dihydrodipicolinate synthase family protein — protein sequence MDFTGLSAFPLTPLVDERLDEAAYVRLIEKLRVAGVDSIGALGSTGCYPYFSRNERAAALRLATEHSGAVPVIAGIGALRTRDVLWLAEDAQKAGVSAVLLAPVSYHALTEEEVFGLYAAVTRELSVPLCVYDNPGATHFTFSDALLARIARLPNIGSIKIPPLGAQERIAALRGHIPAHITLGISGDAIAVDGLSAGCGIWYSVLGGLFPQAALAISRAAQAGDMAQARAHSDALAPLWDLFKRYGGSLRVIATAAELLGVVTAPCLPPPLQTLQGDARREVAGVIERLRLAAE from the coding sequence ATGGATTTCACGGGGCTGAGCGCATTTCCGCTGACGCCGCTGGTTGATGAGCGGCTGGATGAAGCTGCATACGTTCGGCTGATCGAGAAGCTCCGCGTGGCCGGGGTGGATTCGATTGGCGCGTTAGGATCGACGGGTTGCTATCCCTATTTCAGCCGTAATGAACGCGCTGCCGCGCTGCGTCTGGCGACGGAGCACTCCGGCGCGGTGCCGGTGATCGCCGGGATTGGCGCACTGCGTACCCGCGATGTGCTGTGGCTGGCGGAGGATGCGCAAAAAGCGGGCGTTAGCGCGGTGCTGCTGGCGCCGGTTTCCTATCACGCGTTAACCGAAGAGGAAGTCTTTGGCCTGTACGCGGCGGTGACTCGCGAATTGTCGGTGCCGCTATGTGTTTACGATAATCCCGGTGCGACGCATTTCACCTTCAGCGATGCGCTGCTTGCTCGCATCGCCCGGTTACCCAATATTGGCTCGATCAAAATTCCTCCCCTTGGTGCGCAGGAGCGGATTGCGGCGCTGCGGGGGCACATTCCGGCACATATTACGCTCGGCATCAGCGGCGATGCTATCGCAGTGGACGGTCTGAGCGCTGGTTGCGGGATCTGGTATTCGGTGCTGGGCGGACTCTTCCCGCAAGCGGCGCTGGCCATCTCCCGCGCGGCGCAGGCTGGCGACATGGCGCAGGCGCGGGCGCATTCCGACGCGCTGGCACCGCTGTGGGATCTATTCAAACGCTATGGTGGCAGCCTGCGGGTGATCGCAACTGCCGCCGAATTGCTCGGTGTGGTGACGGCGCCGTGTCTGCCGCCGCCATTACAGACGCTGCAAGGTGACGCGCGCCGTGAAGTGGCTGGGGTGATCGAAAGGCTGCGTCTGGCTGCAGAGTGA
- a CDS encoding HEPN domain-containing protein produces the protein MMNSCLVEYFRKIDILFLELDKLAPENDVKNRSIRNEFAGLMVISLAANYENCVKTILINYADLFHDKFSHQVERKYSYLNSRIKYETLKEYLSHFDGDLFNFENKVSKYSIKLKNEINKTYDQILTWRHSYAHANSVITSLTDAYKAHRYAKYILYSFEDSLLGHAKRDSVRLINIFNRNSSFAFDAIESNYEKIKDRINNETNLIAQKDEANYLLATARKFKTICEEAQQKANECSINILPSILNQAQNAATECQKASKAFSALKNGLCQAAT, from the coding sequence ATGATGAATAGCTGTTTGGTTGAATATTTTAGAAAAATAGATATTCTTTTTTTAGAGCTTGATAAATTAGCTCCTGAAAACGATGTAAAGAATCGTTCAATTCGGAATGAATTTGCAGGTTTAATGGTCATTAGTTTAGCTGCAAACTATGAAAATTGTGTTAAAACTATTTTAATAAACTATGCTGATCTTTTTCATGATAAATTCTCTCATCAAGTTGAAAGGAAATACAGCTATCTTAATAGTAGGATTAAATACGAAACACTAAAGGAATATTTAAGCCATTTCGATGGCGATCTTTTTAATTTTGAGAACAAAGTTTCCAAGTATTCTATAAAACTCAAAAATGAAATCAATAAAACTTATGATCAAATATTAACTTGGCGGCACTCTTACGCTCATGCAAATTCAGTGATAACTTCATTAACTGACGCGTATAAGGCACACCGATATGCCAAATATATTCTTTATTCTTTCGAGGATTCGTTATTAGGCCATGCAAAGAGAGATAGCGTTAGGCTGATAAATATTTTCAATCGTAATTCTTCCTTTGCATTTGATGCAATTGAAAGCAACTATGAAAAAATTAAAGACAGGATCAATAATGAAACTAATTTAATTGCACAGAAAGATGAGGCCAACTACCTTTTAGCAACCGCGAGGAAATTCAAAACTATTTGTGAAGAGGCGCAGCAGAAAGCTAATGAATGTTCCATTAACATTCTTCCATCAATTTTAAACCAAGCTCAAAATGCTGCGACAGAATGCCAAAAAGCCTCAAAAGCATTCTCAGCATTAAAAAATGGATTATGCCAAGCGGCTACTTAG